A genomic window from Heptranchias perlo isolate sHepPer1 chromosome 20, sHepPer1.hap1, whole genome shotgun sequence includes:
- the LOC137335607 gene encoding zinc finger protein 774-like — translation MLTHQRVHTGERPYCCSVCGKRFTQSSNLLTHQRGHTGERPFTCSVCKKRFTRSSSLLSHQRVHSDERPFKCSDCEKRFKSKSNLLKHQRTHTGERPFTSSVCGKGFTDSSELLTHQRVHSDERPFECSDCEKRFKSKRNLLTHQRTHTGLKPITRSQHKKRFTRSSHLLSHQRVHTGERPFTCSVRKKRFTRSSHLLSYQRVHTDKTPFKCSDCGKRFKSKINLLTHQRTHTGERPFTCSVCKKRFTRSSHLLSHQRVHTDERPFKCPDCEKSFKSRNELWRHQRTHTGERPFTC, via the coding sequence atgctgacacaccaacgagttcacactggggagaggccgtactgctgctctgtgtgtgggaagagattcactcagtcatccaaccttctCACACACCAACgaggtcacactggggagaggccgttcacctgctccgtgtgtaagaagagattcactcggtcatccagccttctgtcacaccagcgagttcactctgatgagagaccttttaaatgttctgactgtgagaagagatttaaaagcaaaagtaatctgctgaaacaccaacgcactcacactggggagaggccgttcacctcctctgtgtgcgggaagggattcactgattcatctgaactgctgacacaccagcgagttcactctgatgagagaccttttgaatgttctgactgtgagaagaggtttaaaagcaaaaggaatctgctgacacaccaacgcactcacactgggttgAAACCGATCACCCGCTCTCAgcataagaagagattcactcggtcatcccaccttctgtcacaccagcgagttcacactggggagaggccgttcacttgctccgtgcgtaagaagagattcactcgatcatcccaccttctgtcataccagcgagttcacactgataagacaccttttaaatgttctgactgtgggaagaggtttaaaagcaaaattaatctgctaacacaccaacgcactcacactggggagaggccgttcacctgctccgtgtgtaagaagagatttactcggtcatcccaccttctgtcacaccagcgagttcacactgatgagagaccttttaaatgtcctgactgtgagaaaagctttaaaagcagaaacgaactgtggagacaccaacgcactcacactggggagagaccgttcacctgc